A single window of Amphiura filiformis chromosome 17, Afil_fr2py, whole genome shotgun sequence DNA harbors:
- the LOC140136824 gene encoding sialidase-1-like, giving the protein MMCLSTLLLLLVVFVGQSTVSSNPQQVSPLPVLEQILWERNMDGVSLYRIPVITYTPGGNLLAAVEARKSSGGDAGPKFLTVRRSTDKGYNWSPQNFIVNDGSTYYDGLNLGVVLVDDIMSSIYIFYSVCAHYEKCNTSSALYVKSVDDGITWEKPVNVSAQIGTKMFAPGPGYGIQKKYHPHKGRLIVCGHGTLAGDGMFCLLSDDHGKTWRNGGDVKSIPYNKPKVSGDFQPDECQPMELPDGSVVVNMRNQAHYHCHCRIIATSYDGADTFDIENVVFDPALNDSGVAAGALYHRGVMYFSNPNHRTSRINLTLQWSYNNGTTWAGQLQIWPKSSTYSCMTTIPGGLEDHVYIIYEKGISSLESISLVRVSLYGGLL; this is encoded by the exons ATGATGTGTTTATCTACATTACTGCTATTGTTGGTCGTCTTTGTTGGTCAGTCTACGGTCTCGTCTAATCCACAACAG GTGAGCCCATTACCAGTTTTAGAGCAAATATTATGGGAACGCAACATGGATGGCGTTTCCTTGTATCGTATACCTGTAATAACCTACACACCTGGCGGCAATCTGTTGGCTGCTGTTGAGGCAAGGAAATCTAGTGGAGGAGATGCAGGACCAAAATTTCTTACTGTCAGAAGATCTACAGATAAAG GATACAACTGGTCACCTCAAAATTTCATTGTGAATGACGGCTCAACATACTACGATGGCCTCAATCTGGGTGTGGTCCTCGTCGACGACATCATGTCTTCAATCTACATCTTCTACAGCGTGTGCGCTCACTACGAAAAGTGTAATACATCATCAGCGCTTTATGTTAAAAGTGTGGATGATGGCATCACGTGGGAAAAGCCTGTTAATGTATCAgcacaaattgggactaaaatgtTTGCTCCTGGCCCAGGCTATGGCATACAG AAAAAGTATCACCCCCATAAAGGCCGACTTATAGTGTGTGGTCATGGCACACTGGCCGGAGATGGAATGTTCTGCTTACTTAGTGATGATCATGGGAAAACATGGAGGAATGGTGGTGATGTGAAGAGTATCCCATATAATAAACCAAAAGTATCAGGGGACTTTCAACCAGATGAATGTCAG CCAATGGAGCTTCCTGATGGTTCTGTCGTTGTGAACATGCGCAATCAGGCTCATTACCACTGTCACTGTCGTATCATAGCAACCAGCTATGATGGTGCCGACACATTTGACATAGAGAATGTGGTGTTTGACCCGGCTCTTAATGATTCGGGTGTCGCTGCAGGAGCACTGTATCATCGTGGAGTCATGTATTTCAGCAATCCTAACCATCGTACATCAA GAATAAATTTGACCTTGCAATGGAGTTACAATAATGGGACAACATGGGCAGGGCAATTACAAATCTGGCCCAAATCAAGCACCTATAGCTGCATGACAACCATCCCTGGTGGCTTGGAAGATCACGTTTATATAATCTACGAAAAAGGAATATCATCGCTAGAATCAATATCATTGGTTAGAGTGAGTCTGTATGGAGGGTTATTATGA